A stretch of DNA from Desulfobulbaceae bacterium:
TGATTCTTTTAACCGTTAACTGGTAGCTGATCACCGTCAACTTACGTAATTACTATTGTAACTATCCACCTTCTGACCCAGAAAGGTGCCGAAGCCCAGAACCGTAACTGTTCAGCAGTGCCGCAGATGCTAGGCATCGGCCTGCGATGTGTGCTTTTTGTACATGAGCAGGCCGATAACAACGCAGATGTGGCACTGCTGGACAGTTCTTACTATTTTTATTAACTGACACAAACATCCGATGACCAGCTATTCCTGTCCACTTCCGATTTGCCATCATACTACCGTTCAACTTGCCCATGGCAGTGGGGGTAAATTGTCTGCTGATTTGATTGCCTCGATGATCCTTCCTCGATTTTCCAACCTTGCTTTGAATCGTTTGAACGATCAGGCTGTGTTGACTTTGCCGCCGGGTCGTGTTGCCTTTAGTACTGATACTTATGTTGTTGACCCGATTTTTTTTCCAGGTGGCACTATCGGGGACCTTGCCATTAACGGGACGATCAACGATGTGGCTATGTCGGGAGCCCTGCCGTTGTTTTTGAGTGTTGGCCTGGTCTTGGAAGAGGGGTTGCCTATTGAGACTCTTGATACGGTTCTTCGTTCCATGGAGCAGGCCATTTTAAAGGCTGGGGTTCAGGTGGTTACCGGTGACACCAAGGTGGTTCCCCGAGGTAAATGTGACAAGATATTCATCAACACGTCCGGTCTTGGTGTGGTTCCGGATGGTTTGGATCTGGACCCTTGCTGGATCAGGCCAGGAGATAGAGTTATTGTTTCCGGCATGATTGGTGATCATGGTCTGGCGGTGTTGACCAGCCGGGAGAAACTCTCTTTTGCTACCGAAATCGAATCGGATACTGCCGCTCTCCACGGATTGGTCACGGAGATGCTTGGAGAATCACAGAAGATCAGGGTCTTACGTGATCCCACCAGGGGTGGGGTGGCGACAAGTCTCAATGAATTTGCTGCTGTGGCTAAGCTTGGCATAGTGGTTGAGGAGAGAGGGCTTCCTGTTCGCTCTTCTGTCCGTTCCGTCTGTGAGGTTCTAGGGCTTGACCCCTTGTCTGTTGCCAATGAGGGAAAACTTTTGGC
This window harbors:
- the hypE gene encoding hydrogenase expression/formation protein HypE codes for the protein MTSYSCPLPICHHTTVQLAHGSGGKLSADLIASMILPRFSNLALNRLNDQAVLTLPPGRVAFSTDTYVVDPIFFPGGTIGDLAINGTINDVAMSGALPLFLSVGLVLEEGLPIETLDTVLRSMEQAILKAGVQVVTGDTKVVPRGKCDKIFINTSGLGVVPDGLDLDPCWIRPGDRVIVSGMIGDHGLAVLTSREKLSFATEIESDTAALHGLVTEMLGESQKIRVLRDPTRGGVATSLNEFAAVAKLGIVVEERGLPVRSSVRSVCEVLGLDPLSVANEGKLLAVVAAEDAEQLLAVMRRHELGREARIIGEVVTDHPGLVALRTPLGVKRILEMPVAEQLPRIC